A window of Microbacterium luteolum contains these coding sequences:
- a CDS encoding MerR family transcriptional regulator — MAWSTRELADLAGTTVNTVRHYHRSGLLEQPERMSNGYKQYRARHLVRLLQIRRLRDLGVPLAQIEAVGVSNGANAAPALLAIDADLAASIERLQRARAEIRAILEGATATDVPAGFEGVAATMSDADRSLMLIYEQLYDESAMTDLRQMVQAEPDDASAEFDALPPDADDAVRQRLAEALAPQLAQHLSDFPWLLQPAEHLSKSERVTQETFVETYTELYNEAQLNVLGRASALAREILAADAAANDEGEPHDG, encoded by the coding sequence ATGGCATGGAGCACGCGCGAGCTCGCTGATCTCGCCGGGACGACCGTCAACACGGTCCGGCACTATCACCGCTCAGGCCTGCTCGAGCAGCCGGAGCGCATGTCGAACGGGTACAAGCAGTACCGTGCACGGCACCTCGTGCGCCTGCTGCAGATCCGACGGCTCCGTGATCTCGGCGTTCCGCTCGCGCAGATCGAGGCGGTCGGTGTCTCGAACGGTGCGAATGCTGCGCCGGCGCTGCTCGCGATCGACGCCGACCTCGCCGCGAGTATCGAGCGCCTGCAGCGGGCGCGTGCCGAGATCCGGGCCATCCTGGAGGGCGCGACCGCAACAGATGTTCCGGCCGGATTCGAGGGCGTCGCGGCGACCATGTCCGACGCGGATCGGTCGCTCATGCTCATCTACGAGCAGCTCTACGACGAGTCGGCGATGACCGACCTCCGGCAGATGGTCCAGGCCGAGCCCGACGATGCGAGCGCCGAGTTCGACGCTCTCCCACCCGATGCCGACGACGCCGTCCGCCAGCGTCTCGCCGAGGCGCTGGCACCGCAGCTCGCCCAGCACCTGTCCGACTTCCCTTGGCTGCTGCAGCCCGCCGAGCACCTGTCGAAGAGTGAGCGCGTGACGCAGGAGACGTTCGTCGAGACGTACACCGAGCTCTACAACGAGGCGCAGTTGAATGTGCTCGGCCGCGCGAGCGCGCTGGCCAGAGAGATCCTGGCTGCGGATGCCGCCGCGAACGACGAAGGAGAACCCCATGACGGATGA
- a CDS encoding small multidrug efflux protein codes for MDNPYPWLQDFINQVPEFLQPLMVALVAAIPYIEGEGAAAFGIIAGINPIVAAIAAAAGNILCVIAVVLLGSRIRGGVVARRTARAKSSSAAGTVATSQGALATSAATAVAEKDADAEAADAQPNRRSKGRAKLRGWLVRFGVPGASILAPIALPTMLTAAFFVASGVRKEWVILWQVVAIVLWTGAVAAAATGVLALLGW; via the coding sequence ATGGACAATCCCTACCCGTGGCTGCAGGACTTCATCAACCAGGTTCCCGAGTTTCTCCAACCGCTCATGGTCGCGCTCGTCGCAGCGATCCCGTACATCGAGGGGGAGGGCGCGGCCGCGTTCGGCATCATCGCCGGCATCAACCCGATCGTCGCGGCCATCGCCGCCGCGGCCGGGAACATCCTGTGCGTGATCGCGGTGGTGCTCCTCGGCTCGCGCATCCGCGGCGGCGTCGTCGCCCGTCGTACCGCGCGGGCGAAGTCGAGTTCGGCAGCAGGGACCGTTGCCACGTCGCAGGGCGCCCTCGCGACGTCGGCCGCGACCGCGGTCGCTGAGAAGGATGCCGACGCGGAGGCTGCCGACGCGCAACCGAACCGCCGATCGAAGGGGCGGGCGAAGCTGCGCGGCTGGCTGGTGCGTTTCGGCGTGCCGGGCGCGAGCATCCTCGCGCCGATCGCCCTGCCCACCATGCTGACGGCCGCGTTCTTCGTCGCGTCGGGCGTCCGCAAGGAATGGGTCATCCTCTGGCAGGTCGTCGCGATCGTCCTGTGGACCGGAGCCGTCGCGGCGGCAGCCACCGGCGTGCTCGCGCTGCTCGGCTGGTGA
- a CDS encoding HNH endonuclease signature motif containing protein: MAQRRTDLDLDLEGRRRVLDAWVEKKRQIAVLEAEALGLMVEQIAFHDADVSGNGFHRDAMYRSMVAEFSAASRIPTGSVEYAFTDALVVSTALPEVRAAFDAGRIGAGHVREIVRASAIVSEAIRNKRVDAEVMGLYETAVLVFAERETAARTRAHAAQVAAALVGETVTDRHKRAAGERCVKVRSVGDGLALLTAVLPEWAANAIADRLAQMARQVMNTRDDREPVIAHGDTFALDPEDDIEHIPADTRTWDRVQADLFADLLLTADPSAVHGDGLDNIQGRIQVTVAGTTLTGADDRPAELDGYGPIHPDIARDLAGRNTGWSRLFLGPDGMVVQTDTYSPTEGMRRFLRARDQHCRFPGCRMPVHRCDIDHNHDHARGGKTRIDNLAHLCRRHHTLKHPDIPDTHRWTARQERDGTITWHSPLGRDYTDRTPRRVMFV; encoded by the coding sequence ATGGCACAGCGGCGGACTGATCTCGACCTCGATCTCGAGGGACGCCGTCGTGTGCTGGATGCGTGGGTCGAGAAGAAGCGTCAGATCGCGGTGCTCGAGGCAGAAGCCCTGGGGCTCATGGTCGAGCAGATCGCCTTCCATGATGCGGATGTGTCGGGCAACGGGTTTCACCGGGATGCGATGTACCGATCGATGGTCGCGGAGTTCTCCGCCGCCTCGCGCATCCCGACCGGATCCGTGGAGTATGCGTTCACCGATGCGCTGGTGGTGAGCACGGCGTTGCCGGAGGTGCGGGCGGCGTTCGATGCCGGACGGATCGGTGCGGGTCATGTGCGGGAGATCGTGCGGGCGAGTGCGATCGTGTCGGAGGCGATCCGCAACAAGCGTGTGGATGCCGAGGTGATGGGGTTGTACGAGACCGCGGTGCTGGTGTTCGCGGAACGGGAGACCGCTGCCCGTACCCGGGCGCACGCGGCACAGGTCGCCGCGGCGCTGGTCGGAGAGACGGTCACGGACCGGCACAAGCGGGCGGCGGGCGAGCGATGCGTGAAAGTCCGCTCGGTCGGTGACGGGCTCGCCCTGCTGACCGCCGTGCTGCCAGAGTGGGCCGCGAACGCGATCGCTGACCGGCTGGCGCAGATGGCCCGCCAGGTGATGAACACGCGCGATGACCGGGAACCCGTGATCGCCCATGGCGACACGTTCGCTCTCGACCCGGAGGACGACATCGAGCACATCCCTGCCGACACCCGCACATGGGATCGGGTGCAGGCGGATCTGTTCGCCGACCTGCTCCTCACCGCTGACCCGAGTGCCGTGCACGGTGACGGGCTGGACAACATCCAGGGGCGCATCCAGGTGACGGTCGCCGGGACCACGCTCACCGGTGCCGATGACCGTCCGGCGGAGCTCGACGGGTACGGGCCGATACATCCCGACATCGCGAGGGACCTCGCCGGACGGAACACCGGGTGGTCGCGCTTGTTCCTCGGCCCGGACGGGATGGTCGTTCAGACCGACACGTACTCCCCGACGGAGGGGATGCGACGGTTCCTGCGTGCCCGGGATCAGCACTGCCGGTTCCCCGGCTGCCGGATGCCCGTGCACCGGTGCGACATCGACCACAACCACGACCACGCCCGAGGCGGCAAGACCCGGATCGACAACCTCGCCCACCTCTGCCGCCGCCACCACACCCTCAAACACCCCGACATCCCGGACACGCACCGGTGGACGGCGCGACAAGAACGCGACGGCACCATCACCTGGCACAGCCCCCTCGGCCGCGACTACACCGATCGCACCCCACGACGCGTGATGTTCGTCTGA
- a CDS encoding RNA-binding S4 domain-containing protein, with the protein MTNKGPIDDVSIGGEMIRLGQFLKFSGLLDSGGDAKEVVIDGYVTVNGEVDRRRGRQLHDGDLVTFEGRTVRVRP; encoded by the coding sequence ATGACGAACAAGGGCCCGATCGACGACGTCTCCATCGGCGGCGAGATGATCCGTCTCGGACAGTTCCTGAAGTTCTCGGGTCTGCTCGACTCCGGCGGCGACGCCAAGGAGGTCGTGATCGACGGCTACGTGACGGTCAACGGCGAGGTCGATCGCCGCCGCGGTCGCCAGCTCCACGACGGCGATCTGGTGACGTTCGAGGGCCGCACGGTTCGCGTCCGCCCCTGA
- a CDS encoding alpha/beta fold hydrolase, whose protein sequence is MINSSETILFLSGAGLSPWIWDDVRRELPFASVVAPRPTADAASLRDYAEAAIAAVDDDTFTVVAHSIGGVVASEILRLAPERVNGVLAVSAVVPRSGESFVSAMPFPNRVVLPLALRLGGTRPPESAIRRGLGHGLDETLADRIVTDFTTEPRELYLDRTRGHSWTGRAGYLVTTQDRELPESMQQRFAGRLAGDWRESIPTGHLPMLQDPSETAASIARFIAA, encoded by the coding sequence ATGATCAACTCCTCCGAAACCATCCTGTTCCTCAGCGGCGCCGGGCTCAGCCCGTGGATCTGGGACGACGTGCGGCGCGAACTCCCCTTCGCGTCGGTGGTCGCGCCGCGGCCGACCGCAGACGCAGCGTCGTTGCGCGACTACGCCGAAGCGGCGATCGCGGCCGTCGACGACGACACGTTCACCGTCGTCGCCCACTCGATCGGCGGCGTGGTCGCCAGCGAGATCCTGCGACTCGCACCGGAGCGGGTGAACGGCGTGCTCGCCGTGTCGGCCGTCGTTCCGCGCTCGGGCGAGTCCTTCGTCTCCGCCATGCCCTTCCCGAACAGGGTGGTCCTGCCGCTGGCCCTTCGACTCGGCGGAACGCGTCCTCCGGAGTCGGCCATCCGTCGCGGGCTCGGCCACGGACTCGACGAGACGCTGGCCGACCGGATCGTCACCGACTTCACGACCGAACCTCGGGAGCTGTACCTCGACAGGACTCGCGGGCACTCCTGGACGGGGCGCGCGGGATACCTCGTGACGACGCAGGACCGCGAGCTGCCGGAATCGATGCAGCAGCGCTTCGCCGGGCGCCTCGCCGGAGATTGGCGCGAGAGCATCCCCACCGGTCACCTGCCGATGCTGCAGGACCCCTCGGAGACCGCGGCATCCATCGCGCGGTTCATCGCAGCCTGA
- a CDS encoding helix-turn-helix transcriptional regulator: protein MNRTDRLYAIREELRRAGPAGRTAERLAATFEVSTRTIKRDISTLQHSGFPAWARPGPGGGYVVDPGATLPPVNFTEAEVAGLAAAAAVHRDQPFAEHLRGALNKALSVMDSGARERASSLTDRIWIDATAAPASAKVERSLEHALNEMRVITLDYVDHKSAATTRRVDPIILALTRGHWYFVGHCRLTDGIRWFRTDRIIGARLTKERASVIPVDAIGAPPSSASSLTDR from the coding sequence GTGAATCGCACCGACCGGCTCTATGCCATCCGTGAGGAGCTGCGGCGTGCCGGTCCGGCGGGACGGACGGCCGAGCGCCTGGCGGCGACCTTCGAGGTCAGCACGCGCACGATCAAGCGCGACATCTCGACGCTGCAGCACTCCGGGTTCCCGGCCTGGGCGAGACCCGGGCCGGGCGGCGGCTACGTCGTCGACCCCGGTGCCACGCTGCCGCCGGTGAACTTCACCGAGGCCGAGGTTGCCGGCCTCGCCGCCGCCGCCGCGGTTCATCGCGACCAGCCGTTCGCCGAGCACCTGCGCGGTGCACTGAACAAGGCCCTGAGCGTGATGGACAGCGGGGCCCGCGAGCGCGCATCCTCCCTCACCGACCGCATCTGGATCGACGCGACCGCCGCTCCGGCGAGTGCGAAGGTGGAGCGCTCCCTCGAGCACGCGTTGAACGAGATGCGGGTCATCACCCTGGACTACGTCGACCACAAGAGTGCCGCCACGACGCGGAGGGTCGACCCGATCATCCTCGCGCTCACCCGGGGGCACTGGTACTTCGTCGGCCACTGCCGGCTGACCGACGGCATCCGCTGGTTCCGCACGGATCGCATCATCGGCGCGAGACTCACGAAGGAGCGCGCTTCCGTCATCCCCGTGGATGCGATCGGCGCCCCGCCGTCGTCGGCGTCGTCGCTCACCGACCGCTAG